A region of the marine bacterium B5-7 genome:
ACTGCGACCCGGGTATCAGGGCTACGTCAACTGGTATTTTGGATAAACACCCCGCCATCACTCTCCATCATTATCTCAGATTGTTCATTATAGTACACACGAAGATATATGAAGAGGCTGGGAGGGTATTCTTTTCAAAAAACGTCGAAGTCAGGGATGACTTCGTCGAGCGCCATGGACGGCAGTTAGTGTGCGTTTTTTTGAAAGGAATACCGGACCAGCCTGTTGACAATTTTCTGCTTTTTTATGTATGCTTTGCCAAAGCCCACTGAACATGCTCTCTCACTAGTGCCGATGGATGATCCAATCGCTGTTTTAACGCAGCAATAATTTCTGGTGATGTTGCTGCATTCCCCAAAGCCACGGCAATATTCCGTAACCAACGTTCATGGCCTAAGCGACGAATAGGCGAAACCAAGGTGTTTTCTAAAAAGGTTTCTTCATCCCACAAAAATAAATCCACCAATTCTGAATCCATCAAATAATGTCGCGGTTTAAAATCTTTGTCGTCAGTAGGTTTCGCAAAACGATTCCAAGGACACACCATCTGGCAGTCATCGCAACCAAAAATACGATTGCCGATTAACGGCCTAAATTCAACAGGAATAGATTCTTTGAGCTCGATGGTTAAGTACGAAATACAACGTCTGGCATCTAACTGATGTGGTGCGACAATCGCTTGTGTCGGACAGATATCGATGCATGCGGTGCAACGTCCGCAATGTTCGCCATCGTAAGGGGTATCGATAGGTAAAGGAATGTTTGTGTAAATTTCTCCAAGGAAAAACCAAGATCCCTCTTCCCGATTTAATACCAAGGTATGTTTCCCGCGCCAACCTAAACCGGCTTTTAAGGCAATGTCACGCTCCAACACGGGCGCACTATCCGTAAAGGCACGGTATTCGGTTTCCGGTACTTGTGCTTGCACTTGTTTAGCGAGTTTGACTAAACGTTTACGAATAACTTTATGATAATCTTTCCCCGTCGCATAGCGTGACACATAGGCTTTGTCAGGTGAATCTAAAGTTTCTTGCATTTGTGCATCGGGGGGTAAGTAATTTAAACGTACGGAAATAATACGAATAGTCCCCGGGATTAATTCGGCTGGCCGCGATCTTTTCGTGCCATGCTTTTCCATATAGCCCATCGTGCCATGAAAGTTTTTGGCGAGCCATTCTTGCAAATGTTCTTCGGCATCAGATAAATCGACATCCGTAATACCAACTTGTGAAAAACCTAGGTCTTTTCCCCATGTTTTTATATCTTTTGCGAGTTGTTCAAAGTTAACGGTCATGGGACAAACCTGTGAGTATTGCGGCGAGGATGAAAGCGCCTGGCAATAGGCTCAGTGCAAGATGGTAATGCGATAAATCATAATGCATAGAAAAACCATGGTGATGAATATCCATGAGGATCCCGACGAACATTTGTCCGGCACTGGCAACAGCGATGACCATCATATTGGTTAGGGCAATACCAAAGCCCGCTTGTGCCACCTGGATGTGATGATTGTAGATTCGCCAAATGATGACTTGCGCACTGGAGAAAAAACCAAAACAAAAAATAAACCAAGATAAATGTGTTTGTGCAACAGCAGGAAGCCATACGAAAAAAGCGGCACATGCGGCAGCTAGGCTAGCCATTATCATGAGAGTTGGTTTTTCGTGTGAGAATTTATCAACGAGAAAGCCCATGATGGGGGAGCCAATCACCCAGCCCACAAACAATAGCGTAATCAATGCAGACGCAGATACTTTGCTCATATGATATTGATTCACCATGAAGTTAATCCCCCAAACACCGGCGAATATCGATGTGGGCAAATAACATAAGCCACCGACTAAGCCATTCAGCCATAATCGACGATGACATAGCGCAGGTTTGATATCATGCCAGCGATAAGAACTATTTGTTGGCGGTGGCGCAGGTTCCTGGCGAACAAACAATAAGGCCAATACCATCGCAAGCCCGGTTACCGTGAATGCGAGTAGCGTGAACTGCCAGTCCCAGTGTTTGATTAAGCATGCGGTAACAGTTTCTCCCATGGCGCCAGATAAGGTGCCTAGACCAATCGTAATGCCGCATACGGTTGTGAACCATGAGTCAGGGAAATGCCGTTTAGCAATGCTTAGCACTGCAATAAATGCGAAAGCCGAACCGAGGCCCATCACAAATCGCATGATTAATCCGATAGCGAGTTGATGGCTTAATAAAAATAGACTGGCACTGAGCACACATAAACTAATGCTTGCCAATAATATTTTCTGTGTTCGAAAACGGTCTAAGAAAAATCCCGCAGGCAACTGCATGAGGGTATAGCCTAGATAATAGGCCGCAGCCAAGCTACCGATGCCAGTAGCCTGCACATGATAGTGTTGCATTAGGCGTGGGATGATTAAGCTGGGGTAAAGTCGCAAAAAGAATTCGTAGCAATAAAATAAAATGGCGACGATTAATAATGCCCAGGCAGCGGTAGATATCGGAAGTTTAGTTTTCATCGCGTGCTATTATGCCAGAACACCACAAGCAGCGCGAGTTTGCGGGAATTTCCATCGATATTACCCATGACTTTCTGCACTTTTATCTCTATGCTTGTTGGCCCTGCTGCTACCATGGATCGGTCGGCAATAAAAAGCAGGTTAGTGTTAATGACATGGAGGTCAAGATGAGTATTGCTGTATCCGGTGCCGCGAGCCTGCGGTTTTATTGCGAAGTGCCGGCTTCGATCACCAAAATCCAAGAATTGATCCAGTGCCTACGCAAAAGTAGCCGCGTTGTGCATTTTCCCGTGCAAGCCATGCGTCACAAAGGTGCTGTTGTCGTCACTTGCGGCAAAGCCCCTGTCGATGATCTACAGACTCACTTAGCCGTTTTTTGGTGATTATCTTTTTGGTATTCTCTTGTTCCCTCTCAATGCTGACAATTTTTGACCACTCTATTATAGTCGCCGCAGAAGATGGTTATTCTTTAAGGAAGCCTTAAGCCTACTCTGGCATAATCTTCCCGAATTAATACGCAATGCAAGAGGATAATACGATCCTAACAGAGGTGCCCTACCAGAGTTATAGAAAGGTAAATGCTGAGCGCAAGCGGTAAAACGTGATTGGGCTGATCAAAAATTTGAAGATAACTCACCAGAAGCCAATTTGCGTAATGCGCTTATTCATCTCCATGGTTCAGCTTCCCGCGTTTACCCCGCCGGTGTGATTGACGCTTGGCGTTGGTTACGCGATACGAAGGTAGCGTTGGATCAGAATGCGATGCAGCGATGTAATTTTTATGGAACCTTTCGCGGAGGCGCCCCCAATATCGCAACCCACTCATTACCTCTCTTTCAATAGCCATGGTAAAACCCTACAAGGCATCGCTGTCTTTCTGGCAGCGCATTAAAGCGTGTTTTACAGTTAAACCACCCTTGATTAGTTTCTTAGAGAAGCTTGATCGCATTGATGTTCTCTCGTTCCATAAGTTTGCCAAGATTCCGCTTCCGTGAGTAATGACTCTGAGGAATCAGAACTAGCAGTGTATCCCCAAAACAACCGCATGTAATCTTACACCCATCGACATGGGAGGAAGCCCTTTTTTCTCCCACTTATTCTTTAAACCTAGAATCTTCAGTTAGATCACGTCGTGTGACATAACAGATTGATTTATCCAGTTACTATAAATCTAATGTGTGCAAATGTGTCATCATTCTGCTCTTGTGAATGACTCAGTTGCAATATAACGTGTGTTCATTAAAAGACAGAACAAGCTAAGGATGCGTGTATCGTGCATATTTTTATGGATGAGTCTGGAGATTTAGGTTTTAATTTTTCAAAGAAGGGAACTTCTAGATATTTCGTGATGACAGCGCTAATTGCTGAGCAAGTTATACCAATATATGCATCTGTTCGGCGAACTTTGAAAACAAAATTAAGGCAAAAGAAGAAAACGCGTTATGTTGAAGAACTCAAGGGTAGTAGCACAACATTTATGGTAAAAAAATATTTTAATCAGCAGATGTTACGTGCTGATGATTGGTATCTTTGTACAGTAATTTTAGATAAAAAAGAGTCGGCCGAAGGCATTCAAAAGCCTTTTAATCTTGATCAATTATATAACCTAGTATCTATGGCATTACTCAATCAAATAAAAATGACCTCAATAGATAAAACAATTAATTTGCATATAGACAAAAGTAAAAGCCGAAGAGAGCGAGCTCTTTTTAATATGCTAACGGAAGATAATATGCGACCTCGATTATCTCCTGAGACAAAAATTAATATCATGCATGTACAATCTCAGGCAGACTTAGGCGTACAAGCTGCTGATTTGTTTTGTTATGGCATTGCGAGGAAATATGAGCAGAAGGATGTGCGCTGGTATGATCTTTTCAAGTCGAGGGTGCGACATGAATCTCAGATAAAGAAAAGACGGCCCCTGAAGCATACAGTTCCAGCAGATCATTGAGTCAACCGATGGAAGGCTCTTCTTGCTGGTATGCAGCAGGTCTTACCCGTCTAGAGTCGATTATAGCAAAGAAAAGTGTTAGCTCAAGACAATCTACGACAAAAGCGTTGATTGCTTACAGCATTTCTAGCCTTGATGGTTAATATTCTATCTTCCGCGCAGCAACCCCAGCAAGAGCGCAAGAAAAGTTGTTAGAATAGGTGTTTTACCTCACAAGGAGTGTGATCGTGGGCAGACCGACAACACAAACTATACCTCAAGACGAATGGAACGAGATAAGCAAACCAGTTCGTGATGCGCTGGCTACTTATCGCAAAGCGCGCGGTGTTTTTAGGGGTGTGCTATTTCCGATACCTGTCGTGAGTAACCTGCAAGCGTGGTTATCCCATGACGGTGATAAACCCTCATGGGAAGCATGGTGGCAGCTCCAGAAAATCAGACAGTCTTTTCGTGATGAAGATCTGCCAGTGACAGAAGATGCTGCGTTACGATCGGCTATTAGCACTGATGATGTAGTGCCGGATGTGGTGCTTGTTTCTCAAGAACATTTAGAGAATGCACTTGCTGAGACAGCAACACACGAAAATCGAGAAGCTGCTTTTCACGCACTCTCACAAAAGCCTATTGATCATGTAGACAAAAGCGCCATGGCCTTAGCAAGTGAGGTACTTGAAGAAAAGGTGTTTTTACAGAAGACGACGGATCTAACGCAGCAAGAAAATAAAACGCTTGAAGCGATTAAACGTGACTTATTGGCGCGTTATAAAGATCAACGCCCCTTTTGGCAGCGGTTTTGGTTCGCACCGCCGTCCATTAAATTTTTAAGACAATTAAAATGCTGGGACGTGGATACCTTGTTGAAATTCTGTGAGTTACCCAAGCCAGCGTCAACATCTTACTTATCTGCGTTACATACTGATTTAATGGCAAGTTTGTTTGCTAAGCCAGAGAATATAGCGTTAGACAATGTCGCTAAGGATCTAACATTGCTTAAGAAAGCTGCTTATATAGAAGGTCAGGATGTAAATGATGTTTTGCAAGTGTCAGGTTTGTTTCATCGTCATCCGAGATTTGATGAAAGTCTAACGAATGTTATTCGTTTGCTTAATGAGGAAGTGTTACTGAGTAAAGACTTGGTGTCACTGGTATCAGGTGATTATCCTCAAGTAAGCGATGAAGCATTAGAGTTTGTAATTTTATTGATGAAAAATAACGACGAAGGACGCGCATGGCAACCCCATTTTCAGTGGGTCTTAGATCACATGAAAGCACAAAATATCACAGACAAAAAATTCTATGATCAAGAGAATCTCACAAATTTAGCACGTGTCTGTGATGCAATGGTGTCAATGGTGAAGGCAGTGCCTGAGGCTGACGTTGCACGTGCCAGACAACGTATTTTCAGTGGGTTCTCAGTGGTTGCTACTGATAGCAATGACTCAGCTTCAAGCATATTCCGTCTGCTGTTAACCCCCAAACGTTTAGAACGCCTAGCGCCGATGATACAAGCGATGCAAGAACAAGGCATGGCTCAGCAATGGTGGGGAATGTTATCTGATGAGAATTACCTGGGCACTGTGACCGCACATCCAACACTTGCGTTGACGGATAAACAATTCTGGGATGAATTTAAGGAAGCTCAGCAAAACAATAAAAATACGACGAAGACTCTTTCAGATGCGATGGAAACGATCTTCAGAGAGACATCAGCACAAAAAACAGATCGCCTAAGGTACCGTGTGATAGAAGATGTTATCGATACGATCAATGCATTGAAAGATAATAAGAGTTTGCCTCCCGTGGCGGATAATCAAGTTGATTATAAAGGGGCATGTGCTTTATTGGCGGACTGCTTCGGCGACGGAACGAAAATTGACGAGGCCTTTTTTCAAAAGCAGCAAGAAGCCATTGAGACTATCACTAAAAAGATTTACGTCGATACCTTTGGTGAAGTTGCTGAAGATAACTGGGGGTCAATATATGATCAGATGGTTGAGAAGATAAAAAACAGCTTCTTAATTCAGGATGAGCAAGAAGATGAAGACCTAGATCATGATCCGCTTGCTTCAGGCTCAGGCGAGATGTACTCATCGGTGACAGCAGTAACAGAAGAAGCTGATGCAGGGCAAAGGCCTGTCGAGAAAGAGGTTCCCTTAGATGTCCGTGATGATGCGTTGCCGAATAATGTTACGTGCCAACAATGATGCTAACAGGGTGAGTATTCTTATAAAAACAAATCATCCAACGTGACTTGTTGTTGGAATATTGAGGCGGTGTCTGCACTCTGCTTTTCACCGTAAGGAGAAATAAGTGTGTGAAACATAGATTTTTTTGTTTGTGTTTCTTCTCGGAGTAAATTTTGTCGTTGCTGCAGTTGTGTTCTAGATTGCTTGTCTATGGTCAATGGATATTGAACATATTTGATTTCACAAAGATTAATACATTTATCTGCGCGATCTACGATTAGATCTATTTGTCCACGTTGCCTCCCTTGGAGTTTCCGCCAGGTCGCAATTCGTGTGTTAACGGCGCCTAAACCCATAGCCTTTAGGATTGGTTGTAGATGCTGAAAGCAGATATTTTCAAATGCGTAACCTGCCCATGCTTGTGCTTTAGAAGTTTGTTGTGTCAATAACCAAAAATTTTCATTCCCTAAAATATCCTTCACATTAGGCTCAATCCATTTTAGATAAAACATTGAATATTGGTCGATAAGGCGATAGAGCGAATTATGCTTGTTTTTTCCGAACCAGGGGATTTCTTTGATAAAACCAGACTGCACAAGTTCATCTAAAAGTTGTGAGGATGTGCCGCCGGAGGATAGATTTGCAGCTGTGAATAATTCATTTTTCGTTAACCCATAAAACTTCTTTGAAAGTGCTCGGATGATTGCAATATGTCGGGTATGGCTCTCAAAGAGCGAGGCATACAACTGTTCAAATTCTTTTAGTAGTGGGGCATTTTGTGCGAAGCAAATTTTATCGATATTTTGTGTAGCCGATAATGTTGGATCAACATATGTTAAGTATTTTGCAACACCACCAATCACTAAATATAAATCTGTGATTTGCGCACGATCCCACTGTATGCCTTGTTCTTGTAGGAATGATTCAGTTTCTTGCAATGTGAATGGCAATAAGCGCATTTGTGCTGTAAGACGACCATGTAACCCACCTTTGTCTTTCACAACTTTCTTAATCATCCATGCAGCAGCAGAGCCACAAACGATTAGAATAACGCGCTTGTCTTGGGATAAATAGCGGTTCCACAAATATTCTAGTGCGGCTAAAAATCCCGAACGTTTTGAGGCAAGCCACGGTAATTCATCAAAGAACAAAACAATACGTTGTTCGGTTTCCATGTCGGCAATCTGTTTTCTGAGAGTGTCAAAAGCAGATTGCCAGCTGTCTGGGCATGGAATAGGTTTACCTTGTTGGAAAGCATCTGAAAAGCTATTAGCAAAGTGTTGCAACTGCGTCGATAGGTTTGCACCACGAGAGCCTGTTAATTCGAAGTAGAGCCCTTTTTCTTTGAAGTAATGTCTGATCAGGTAGGTTTTTCCTACTCGGCGACGGCCATATACCGCTAAGAACTCTGCCTGTTGACGTTGGCAGAGAGCATTAAATGTTCTAATTTCCTGGGTTCTAACGGGCATACTAAATCCTACTTTTCGCTGATTATAAGCTATAACCAGCGAAAATCAACAAAAAAATGGGGTTTTCGCTGATTATAGCTTATAGCCAGCGAAAACTAACAAAAAAACCGAGTTTTCGCTGATTAGCGTGAATTTTATGGTTTCCAGTATAAATTATGTTGGAAATCATAATCGTACGTAATTGGAGAAAATGATGCTAAAAGGTTAAACATTTAGAAAAAACCACCTTGCTAAGGCTTGCTGCGATAACTTATCTGGGCAGAGGGGGCAATGTAACCTCGGGCAGATTAATCAAGTGTTGCTACTCGTTACTCGCTCATGCGCTGGCATTAAGCAATACCTTGCTCGGCATACTTGCTGCAGGTTATTATCCGCCCTTTAATATTGAGTTCAGTTTCGGCATATTCTAATGCGCGTTGTTCACGATGAGCTGTTTCCGGTTCGCTCATATCCCAGGTCACCTGAATAATTTCACGTTGAC
Encoded here:
- the queG gene encoding epoxyqueuosine reductase, translated to MTVNFEQLAKDIKTWGKDLGFSQVGITDVDLSDAEEHLQEWLAKNFHGTMGYMEKHGTKRSRPAELIPGTIRIISVRLNYLPPDAQMQETLDSPDKAYVSRYATGKDYHKVIRKRLVKLAKQVQAQVPETEYRAFTDSAPVLERDIALKAGLGWRGKHTLVLNREEGSWFFLGEIYTNIPLPIDTPYDGEHCGRCTACIDICPTQAIVAPHQLDARRCISYLTIELKESIPVEFRPLIGNRIFGCDDCQMVCPWNRFAKPTDDKDFKPRHYLMDSELVDLFLWDEETFLENTLVSPIRRLGHERWLRNIAVALGNAATSPEIIAALKQRLDHPSALVREHVQWALAKHT
- a CDS encoding MFS transporter yields the protein MKTKLPISTAAWALLIVAILFYCYEFFLRLYPSLIIPRLMQHYHVQATGIGSLAAAYYLGYTLMQLPAGFFLDRFRTQKILLASISLCVLSASLFLLSHQLAIGLIMRFVMGLGSAFAFIAVLSIAKRHFPDSWFTTVCGITIGLGTLSGAMGETVTACLIKHWDWQFTLLAFTVTGLAMVLALLFVRQEPAPPPTNSSYRWHDIKPALCHRRLWLNGLVGGLCYLPTSIFAGVWGINFMVNQYHMSKVSASALITLLFVGWVIGSPIMGFLVDKFSHEKPTLMIMASLAAACAAFFVWLPAVAQTHLSWFIFCFGFFSSAQVIIWRIYNHHIQVAQAGFGIALTNMMVIAVASAGQMFVGILMDIHHHGFSMHYDLSHYHLALSLLPGAFILAAILTGLSHDR